acccaaacatgaaaaatgtagaACTTGTAGTTGGTATGTATTTTGTCTTAATCATTGTTGCAGCATTATGCAAACATACAGAAATGTACTACTAGTCACCTCCAGGTGATGGCAGTCAGATATCACtagtgcacacaaacacagatgtACAGATATACTCTTTTTACactataaaaatgtgttaaaaatacCATATATTAGCTTCCatatttgaacatattaatCATTATATAACTTAATCATCAAATGTTTTTCTTCCTCTTGTAGACTGCTCTGATGTTTTAGTATCATCATACCATATACTTGCCCCACAATATcagattcattttttattataggtcatatatcataaaatattgtaacatatttattgatatttttgcatGGCTTCACCCTAAGCATGTCTCTAGAATTCATTCATCTGGCCTTCTGGCAAGACTGGACGTCTACTAGTTGCAGTTGTTCACATACTATACTTAGCAGCTTACTTCAGGAAACGGGCAGTAATTCGTGCATGCAGAGAACCAATAGAGTCACATGAAGTCATACTCTACCTCAGAGAACAAACTGATTCATAGACTCAGCACCTCATGTAGCCTGAAGTGCAGAAGACCCAGGAAGaagataaaatgaataataacatCTACATgattctctttctctttcttcacAAAGTctgtaagtaaaaaataaaacgtcaTATAGTCATTCTTTGATTAATCATCTACATGTCATTTTTGaataatatgttaattatttttccaacAGGTGAATATAATTGCAATGTTGCTCATTTGGATCAagttttaacagtaaaagaGGCAGGCAATGTATTGTTACCAtgtcttattttaaatgatcagtTACACCGAGCACTATGGTACAAACAAGTTCTTGGAGAGAAACCTGTCCTAATAGTGTCATCATATCACCGCTCTCAACCAAATGAATTTTCTCCTGACTTGAAAGAAACTGACCGTTTTCATGCAGTGCGAAAGGATGATAGTTTTAACTTAACCATCCTGAGGACTTTGAAATCTGATTCAGGCACGTATTTCTGTGGCGCTGCCTTTGCCAATGTTATTTCCTTCAGCACCGGAACTGTTTTGCTGGTTAAAGGTGAGAGTTCtgatatttaaacttaaaatagacGATTCCATTTATTgtcaatgttaattatttttttccttatagGTGCAGACCTCAAACCTGCTGTTATTCAACAGCCTGTGCTTGATGTTTTGAAGCCAGGAAACAATGTGACTCTGCAGTGCTCAGTAGAAGTGGAGATGTGTGAGAAAGGAGTACAACTAGTCTACTGGTACAGACGCAGTTCAGACACAATCCATCCAGGAATGGTTTATACTCAAGGAGACATGAACAGCGAGTGTGGAAAGAACTCTGTAGCCTCCTCTCCTACACAGAGCTGTCAGTACAACCTTCCCAAGATGAATGTTGGTCTCTCTGATGCTGGACTATACTACTGTGCTGTGGTAACTTGTGATGAAGTTTTATTTGGAAACGGTACAACGTTGATCATTGAAGGCAAGtgcattgtattttatgtttaagaagtattatttttttaagagagacatttttttttatccaaaacgGCTTAAAAAGTAGTAGAAGCAAGCAATTtaatatatgataaatatatgatGAGATAGATTAGTccaaatgctattttttttttttttaatttgcgcttattatagtgtttttgtttcttgAACTTTTTGTATTCAGATGCGTGACATACTTCTGATTTATAAAgttctaataatattaatactactactaattgcATTTTAGCTTTAGAccgaaataaatataaataaataggcaAATACAATCAAATAGTTAGTAGTATGAAAATCCCTAACATAAATGTCATGCTCTTCATTATCATATCCATGCAGGTTTATAATTTACAATGTTATGTagcatgtgtatgtgttttaaaaGTGACAAAATATTTGTTGAACCAACTCTCtaaattcacaatatttcttGTGTTTCAGATGAATTTAATAGTAAGatgatgtattattttattataattggcCTTGCAGTGCTGTGTACAGTCAGTTTAACCATCAATATTTTGCTCTATATACCATTGAGAAGAAAAGGTAAGGCCcagtaataaaatgtaacagaAATTGCAATACTGTGAACAGTGTAACTCTTCTCATAATGCTTTATTTGACTTTAAACAGATAGAACACCTCAGCAAATCCAGGCTGCTAATGACGATGCAAAAAGAGTTCAGGTTTGGACAATCAGATGTCTAAATAACAGTTAACTCTTGTAACTTATACAGTGCTGAAAAAATTAAGTGTCTCCTAATTCTTTTTTCTAGTACCGCAACACAGATGACGTTAACTATGCTGCCCTGAACCTTTCCACAAAAAGAGGTCAGAGGAAAAGGACCTTAGAGGATACAACGTACTCTGTACCGAAGTTGCGAGACAAGATCTGAAactatttaacataacataatgtcAAACTCCAGGAGTGcattttacatatttgtgtCTCTGAAGATCTGCCTATGTTAATCTGTGGTTATTCTGCATTTgtgttgaatgtgttttttcaaGAAAGGTGCTGTGAGTGTTAACACTTCTGGGAGACGATGTGCACAATTATATAAGCACAACCACATCCTGTAAGGGCGCAACAAGGTGTGAAAGTACTGTGATCGTCAACTTGAATAAACATCTCAACTTTGGGTATTTATAGATTTAGGTCAAGCTTCTAATTCTTCATTTCCAGCACAATATGGTTACTTCCTCTATGACAGAGCATGCCGTGTTGAACAGTGTATCCCATAATGCAATGCACTTAATTTGACCTTCCATTTCCAGTGTTAGTAATGTAATAGAACTAAtatcaaaaaataatacttaaacaTATACTTCTATACTCATTATTTGATCAGACCGACAAGAATTCAAATTTAATAGAATGTGTTTTCAATGAAACACGATATCCAATACGGGAAAATAAGAAGGGCGAGGCTTGATTTCACAGTTTGTGAAAGATGGTagaaaagtgttgttttttagtTGCAAGGGAAGGCTTGAAAAATAAGGGAGATTGGTGATGTTGAAAAAAGGATaagtttaatgatttatttctttgaataaaaataataaataataattataaattaattaataaaaaataatacaaaattatgaaacaatataatatataatgaggTCACGTGACGACAATGTAGCATTTTAAGCTACTATTATAAGCTACCAGGTGATGGCAGTGAGGGGTCACGGATATAGAAAAACAGACCAGATGTCTTGATTTCCAACATATTATGCTCATGTAAAGCCaattatattcacaatattctTTTATCACTTATCATGCAAATGCTTTTACATAAAGATTTACAGTAGCAAGACTTCATATGCattcatttgaatatttgaacacatctgctgtttattttatgttcataAGTTCTTATCCTTTTATAACCTAAATAAAATTTCTTTCAGGGTTTAAAATTGTggattttttaatcaaaattgtgaACTAGAATCTAGAAACTAGAATCTTGTTTTTTGCCCCACCCCTGAATATGTATCACTTATGCACATGCTGTTAAGTgtgatattttcattaaaatacctTAAGATTAAACCGAGTTCGTGTttttttcatgtgtgtgtgtgagttcaTATGTCATCTACTCTGACATCTACTATAAACAGAAATGTCTGATCTAGAAGCTTATCAGTGCCTTGAGTATAAACAATGCTAGTTATTTTAAGTGTGTGAAACTTCATTTACTCGGTTTAAATCCTGTTTGAGGCTATACATGGATATCAGAATAGATACAAATCATTAAAGATTATATGATAAATGTACCTCATCTGTTAAGCACAAGCTAAACAAGGAAATGGGCAATGACTTGTTAGCTCAGAGAGCCAATGCAATGATGTGATAGTGCTTCCACTCAAAGCAGAGAAAAGGTTTCAGAGAATCTAAGGTTGAGCACTGAAGGTCATATGAAGATGTATGCCATTCTCTTCTTTGTATATGTTCTCTTTTATAAACCATGTAAGTACAAAACTACATTAGTAATGGTTTCATACGTTTTTCttaacttattattttttattatttgtcgCTTATCAACAAATGTCTACGTATTATTTTACAGCAATGCAATATTTTGCAAGTATTCAGCAGATGAAAGATGCAACAGTTCAAGTGGGTGAAGATGTGACATTTTACTGCTTTCACCCAAAAGACCAATTGAATAGGGTTATGTGGTACAAACAGACTCTGGGAGAGAGACCCGTTCTTGTAGCCTCTTCATATCACTGGACTCAGAAAAGTGTACTTtatgatgattttgaaaagTCAAAACGCTTTAGAGTAGGTGCATGGATTGGCAGCTTTAATCTGACTATTCAAGAAGCTGTACAATCTGATTCAGCTATATATTATTGTGCTGTTTCTTTTTCTAACATTGTCTACTTTGGAGCAGGGACTAATCTAGTGCTTAGAGGTGAGTGGGCAACATTaacactatatatttttttaattaatgacatttGACAGTCTCAAATtcgttttattcatttaacaggTTCTGAATCCAAAAGGATTCATATTCTACAACAGCCTCAACCTAGAATAACATCATCAGATGGAAATGTGACCCTGCAATGTACAATCGAAAATGACCAAGAGAGTTGTGGAGGTGAGCAGAATGTCTACTGGTTCAGACACAGTTCCCATCCAGGAATCATTTACACTCAAGGAAGCTGTAAAAACAGCTCAGTGACAGTTTCTCCTACCAAGAGCTGTGTCTACAGTCTTTCTTTGAGAAACATCAAGCCTTCTGATGCTGGGACTTACTACTGTGCCCTGGTCACATGTACGGAAATTTTATTTGGACAAGGAATTAATCTGGCGATTGACGGTAAGTGTGTTAAATACAGCTTATAGGAAGTTCTACACTTCTTAAGCAGCTTTTTTATGGGTGATGAATCTATGACTTAATTTCAGCTTCTAGTGTATTGTACAACGCTaagacaaaatacatttatttttaacatgttgcacTGTATAGTACTAAAAgcgtaattaaaatgaaaaaatgaaattgcatGCTTCTTTAATTGCATGCTGTATGTAGTTCCAGGACACAGCATGTGATGCATTCAGTTGTGTGTTACTTGTTTCAGATCAATATAAGGACCAACACATCTACATTTTAATAGGCCTTGCAGCACTGCTGACCATAAGCTTCATCAGTAATATTctactttgtgtgaaaatgcAGAAAGGTAACGGCACACTTTAAtgcaattatatataatacatcatATAAAATACATGAAGATGTACAAATATGCAcagttttgtattatttaaaacctTCATGTaagatttattaaattaattaacacaATTCCTTTTAACCTGTATGGGAAACTATCAACGTGGTACTAAAAATCATCTAATGTTTTATCTTATAACAGGCAACACATCGCAGCAAGTTTATGCTACAGATAATATAATGTCAAGTGTACAGGTTTGTATTGCATGGacagattaaattatatattaaaagtcATGTATTTAGGCAAATGTGATCTAGATGATGTGCGTCACTTAATGGaaactttattaatcatttgtatattatatattattttatattatatattacttttattaattatattatgtattttattttagtacaacaGGACCTCTGATTTGAATTACGCTGCCTTAAAATTCACAAACCAAAGCTCAAGACAGTCGAGAGAGGAGAGACAAAGACCGACCGAGTACTCTggactgaaatttaaaaactcTGTATTGTAATGCTGTATAGTTGCTAATCAGAGCCACTCTGAATATCATGTGATGTTATCATGTTAtgttctgaaataatttgttttgggggtgtactagaacatgctctcatgcttggtggtttgaaaaaacattatttttcacataatttacattattacaatatcttTCTCTCCAgtctggcacaaatggctcaatttgttccaggtttgatgaaggcccgccttctgaaaaatgaaatgtgttgtgattggttagctgtcccagtgcgttgtgattggcgaacagcttagacggtgtttcagtactgccacgccccttccCAAAGCATAAAGTTCTGCCTACTCCATTATAATTAAGGATATATTAAGGTATAGGtgacgctacagtagtgttgggtcctgtcgtcagcctgcgagatcacagatacatgatattatcatgctaatttatttaattatttacatacttagtttcattgacCGAAACctgctccagcataaggcttaaagcagcctaatgtttttaatatgacttaatttgtatttaacatgacaacaattgaataaaaaacattgtaagttactaattacagtataatacttaaatttccttagttattcaaaaagcagcagAAATCGAGCaaagtctagtgcaagtttaatcactttaaaaaacacacgCGTTATatgtgaagctatctacactgtatgatgaataaatctcttaacACACACTGCACATGTCTGCGGCATGTTATGGCTCCGACACAGCCACCAGAGCTGAttgcggccactctagtcaatgcttgtgtttacaccAGCCGCACAGCGGCATGTTGAAGTGTCCCAGAAGTGGCTCTCTGcactgcattgctaaagttaggctaatcccccacctcatccCTACCCATCCCCCAACCATTCGAATTTCCATAGgggggatttaatttaatgatattctaatgggctgcgttgtgacatcataacacCCAACAAACCCAAacaacgctgtagtccaaaggaaccattcgttgtagttcttagTTGTAGTTCttcatacacaccacacactttaaaattcaaaaagtgaaaaagcataataatgtGCTTTAGTGCTGATGTTGTACTGTATTATTTGAACAATATGTCATGTTTGTCTTATTCTTTccattaaaaacagaaacagaccACCCCATGCTCTGTGTATTTCATTTTCAGAGACCACTGCAACatgattagaaaaaaaaaaaaaaaaaaaaaacacaaatctgtgctagattttattttgaatgtgaatgGTGACAGGATCTGATCAGTGTTTGATAAGATCAACACCACAAACCACAAGGTCACACCATTACTGTGGTAAGATTTAATCAGTTTTTCAAACTGAACTGAAGGGCTTTAGATTTTCAACATGCATGAGACTGTCTGCAGTAACTTTGGCCTATTTAACACCTACTCAGCCCACTTTCTTCCTCCTCACTGTGTGGTGCAAGATCTTCTCATGATTAGAAAATAGTTGCAAAATATAACATCCACCAGAAAAACCTCTTCATTTCACTAAAGTCCAGCTTAAAAGTAAGAGACGATGAAATCTATTTGAAAGTGGTCAGGTCAAACACGTGTGTCAAACTAAGACAGGGGCtgagtgaatgaatgacatCATATCCTGCTATGTGAGTGACAGGAAGAAACCGCTTAGTGTAGAGTGGAAACTGCTGAAGTGAACATCAGCGGATCAGCTTTATATGTTGTATACTTGCAACTTTGATCAAAATATGTAATTTGATTAATAGagaatacatttttcttaaacagaTTATGTCTTGTGATCATTAACTACTTTATGTACGCTTAGTGTAGATAGatataagatataaaaatatatataaatataaaataatgtaagaaataaatatgtatatctatatatctatgtatatctctatctatctatctatctatctatctatctatatctatatctatctatctatctatctatctatatctatctatctatctatatctatatatatatatatgtacattgtACGTttagtgtatatgtgtatgtatatggaTCTATTTATATtaagatacaaataaaaaataatgtaaaaaaagtaattacacaaatcacacacgtacacacgtttgtttttgtgaattgtggggactttccatagacttctatagcttttatactgactaaacaatattgtctatcccctaacccaaccctaaccctaaacctaccccttacaggaaacatgtttgcatcgttacattttcagataaacatcatttactatttttaataattttttaacattgttaaaaatgtaaaaaatttcaggttttactatccttgtggggacatttggtccccacaaggatatacacacacacatgtaaatgtgtGTACATTGTACACttagtgtatatgtgtgtatatgtatgtggatctatttttattaagatacaaataaaaaaataatataaaaataatataataaataatataaaaaagtaattacacaaatcacacacacacacacacacacacatatatgtaaaGTTGTCAACATTTCATATGGATCacaacctttcatcaaagttgtcctaaaaccaaaacaatacccattcttgtcttaggacttttaataacttttttgatccacttcaaatgttcactactatatatatatatcaattacaaaatataaaaaagaagtTAAAAATAAGTGATAAAAATTAACACCTAAATTAAATGTGACAATGAAAAATGGATCAGCACCTTTGCTCTCAGTGTGAGCATGAACAGGCATCATGGTTTAAGTAGTTTCCACCCACAACACAAGAACCatctatttttctttcacaACACTTGCTGcatcaaaaccacaaaaaataCTTACGCCAACCTTTGTCTTCACATCCCTTTCCATTACCAAAAACAAATAGCCCaccctgtttaaaaaaaaaaagtagttacaAAAAGAGTTACAAGAAGTTACGTTACTTAAAGATATTCCTTCGTGCGTGCCCCTAATtcatgtgtatttacatttattttttgtgtgtaagTTAAACCACAAATTATGCTTTTGAGTTATTTACCCCTCATGCTGTGTTCAGGTCATTTTGAACAAGAaaggattttctttttcatgaAAATACTAGTTAATGTTAATGCACTGGATTAAAATGTACTGACTTTGCTCAcataaattactttataaaaactTCCTGCCAAACCtggatcattttttattaattattaccaAATATTGTATTCAgtctttttatcaattttaatttaaattagcacaggttttatatttctttttgtgactgttttttttttcataggcCTCACTTACCTAAGCTTAATCACCTTAATTATCCACAAAAAATGATCCACAAATAATGcttatttttactcaaaaacctATGTGCATTAGCTTCTGTTCTAAAAtctatattaattaaaaaaacacaagctgACAAAATTGAATCTAAGATCTGTTGATAATATAAGCATGAGAGATTTAAAAGCTGGAACCGGGTGACCAAAACACCAACTTAAGTGAAGCATTTCCAGCACAGCACAAAGGTTAAATaactacataataaaatatgtacatatatattttcatagttcatttattaaatgttaattgtaaacttaaacatttaacatttttcagtgcTCTTATCTTCACCTTATACTGCTCCCCCTGCTGTTGAAAACAGGAAGAACTAAGCAAGAAGAGCaacaaaatacaatgcagtttaaaatattgcacAGCAGATATGAAATTCACTGAAagggttttgtgaagttttgtggcttttttgATATCATATTTTTGCTAACTTTGTAACTTCAGTAGAAGTGATAATGttaaattatgatttatatagtcgtagaaaaaaaaaactgaaggtGCACCAGGTTATATTTTATCAAACTATTTACActtaaagttaatatatttacatttttaaatataatctttATAAGGGTGTTTATGATTGTAGATTTAAagagataatatatatatatatatatatatatatatatatatatatttaacatctGACAAATGCATAAGgatgtgttatattttatgattattattattaatgttgcaTGTTATTTAGCATTACAGTGGAAAACAGAGCAGGCAGATCTGCAACCTCATTTATGAGTTCAGAGAGCAGACTGCTGGTCTCAGTGTTGCGTTTGTGGTCAGTGCATGAAAGTGAAAATAGAATGGAAAGATCAAGCAGCCTTCAGCCTTCAGTAGAGCTCAGTCTTAGTGGTCAAAAGTTTCCACACAGCATctgatgttgctaaaaaaaaaggtgtCAAAAGCCGTCACATGCATTTACAGTTGCTTAGTCCTTGTTCATCACTACCACTTGTGAAAGGCTTAGACTGAACTACAAAGACCTTTGTTTTCAAGTGTAACATTTTGTTCTCATATGACACTGCTCTAGttaaaaaaacaagctaaacaaCTTATAGGACACTGCTCTAGTTAAACAAGCTTTACAGTTTTCAAAAGTACAGTTTAGCCTGCTCATACAAACTCACATAGGTCCTCACCTTCTGATATGCATGTTTATCAGCTCATTGTTTGTGCAAATTATAGTTTCGATCAACATGCTTCTGTCTTGGTGTGACGTGCCTGTCTATGGCAGGCCAAAAATAGATATGagttacaaaaaaatgcatgtgcTGTGTCGAGCTACATCACAATGCtcaaaaataaacacagtaaTGTTTTATTAGCACCACAGAGCCTACTTATAGCTTAATATTGCTTAAAGTTAAAGTTACTTAGAGCTGTGTCAGCATGAAGTGAAAGagattttaacatgtttaatatgttacaaatattttaaaaagtactttaaCACTGAAAAACTCACACACTTCACTTTAAGCTGTGGTGCAAGAGCCTTATTTATCAATACCTAAGTTAAGTAATAAAATAGATTCAaaccatatattttttaaatatgaaaaaatataatcaaacaaaagatatataatataatatattagaacaatatattactaattatgtttattattgaaCAGTTATGCTACAGAATGAAGAGAAGGTGATACAGTAAATATCAACACTGGCCCATTCACAGAAGCTAATAAAAGATGTTCATATGTAATGTGATATTatcatatttcttttatttgttgtaGAGCACTTATTATTGTGCatcaaaaattatattgctacattattatattatacaactGAGTTGTATAATTTCAGGACCATGGACAGAGGTTTTCTGTGTTAAAGGTTGCagtgcattttaatttacatttggcCTGAATTGAACTattgatattaaaaatgaaataaatatttaaatatttttgttagtgGCTGACAATTAAATCTCAAAATCTCTTTAACTTTCATTTTTCCATATAGTATGTACTTGTAACTATATTTAATAGTCTAATGTAGAATGTAGAAATGAATAAagtcaatgaaaaaaaaaaaacattttaatttatgcgttttaataattttaggtTGAAAACAAATTCTTGATGTTCAAATAAAATTCACTTCTCtggaaaaaatttaaattcttacTACATGGATCAAACTTTTTGTCTACAGAATTAATTTTTAGTGTGGGTTGGAAGCGCTGCACATAAAACTGTGTCAAGTCCAGGAAATGGGTGATGATTTGCTGACTAGCAGAATCATGTGATCTTAAGGTAAAAGTGTATATAACAGTTAACTCTGTGTGAGCTACTTTTTTAGCCTGAACACAGAATGATCTGAATGACGATAAAATGGACAGACAACTGTGTGTGATGATCTTCCTCTTATATGAAGTCTGTAAGTGCCATTTCAATAATATTCATGCATATTGAACAAATAATGTCAAGGCTTTCAAAACATAAACTTTATTTGTAATCTATTAACAGTTAAGGTAATCTATGGAGATATTATACAACTGAACCCAGTTGTATCAGTTCATGAAGGAGATCCTGTGGTTTTGTCCTGCTTCATtagaacaaaacaaataagtGTGGCAGCGTGGTACAAGCAAGTCACTGGAGGAGAACCACTTCTCATTGCTTCATCCATTCTCCATTCATCAAAAAGCCGATTTCACAATCATTTTGACAGCAGTCGTTTTGATGTGTTAAGAGAGACTGGCAGTTTTAATCTGACAATTGTGAATGCTGTACAATCAGATTCAGGCATGTACTATTGTGCATTCTCTTTCTCTAATATCATTAAATTTGGAAATGGCACTCGTCTGGTTGTTACAGGTGAGTAAATGCATGTCACCTTCATGTTAAAGTGTTTATAATGATGATGggacaaaacagttatttattcaaaacatcatcCACTCTAGGAGCAGAAATTAGAAAACCCACAAGTCTAAAGCTGCCCAAGATTGAACTAGTTAAATCAGATGTAAATGTGCCTCTACAATGTTCAGTCCAAAACCAAATAGTGAGCAGTGGAGGTGAACATCGTCTCCACTGGTTCAAACATGGATCTGAAGAATCTCCAGGATCAATTTATGTTCATGGAAACACAAGTGATGGATGTGTGAGGAGCTTTGAAGCTGACTGTCTTTCACCGACCTGCTTGTACAACCTCCCAAAGAAAAAGTTCAGTTCCTCACAAACGGCAACTTACTGTGCACTGGCCACATGTGGGGAGGCTttatttggtaatatttctaaaCACAATCCTGGTAAGTGTGAGCATTTTATTATATCTGCACTACTTACAtttggaaaatatgtatttttatttaataatcaagTTGTACAAGTTGTACGGCAGACAATACAGACCTAAGAATGTCTTGCAtacaaaaaatcttgaaaaaaaaaaaacagattactaaaataatataaattcaagtcacttttaaatattttttattctacaattttgaatataaattcaaatgtaatataaatgttattgtcAGTATTGACAATGTGACTaatcaagaaaaaataatttattgttttatatttttaagatgacattttattttactttattattttataaaattcctgtgtcatttattcatccttttttttatgctttagaCAACTTTGAGAGTCAGAAAGTAATATTGTACATTCAGATCGGCCTTGCATCACTGCTGGTAATAAGTTTTGCCATCAATGTTCTACTTTGTTGTTTGAGGAAAAGTGGTAagcatttatatgaatgtatttttttttcttaatcaaATATGCTGTaacatttgaatgtttatttttaagccATGTGTGAGCAATGTCCATCCTCtcttttaaagatgttttctcAAACT
The sequence above is a segment of the Labeo rohita strain BAU-BD-2019 chromosome 7, IGBB_LRoh.1.0, whole genome shotgun sequence genome. Coding sequences within it:
- the LOC127168502 gene encoding uncharacterized protein LOC127168502; its protein translation is MNNNIYMILFLFLHKVCEYNCNVAHLDQVLTVKEAGNVLLPCLILNDQLHRALWYKQVLGEKPVLIVSSYHRSQPNEFSPDLKETDRFHAVRKDDSFNLTILRTLKSDSGTYFCGAAFANVISFSTGTVLLVKGADLKPAVIQQPVLDVLKPGNNVTLQCSVEVEMCEKGVQLVYWYRRSSDTIHPGMVYTQGDMNSECGKNSVASSPTQSCQYNLPKMNVGLSDAGLYYCAVVTCDEVLFGNGTTLIIEDEFNSKMMYYFIIIGLAVLCTVSLTINILLYIPLRRKDRTPQQIQAANDDAKRVQYRNTDDVNYAALNLSTKRGQRKRTLEDTTYSVPKLRDKI
- the LOC127168531 gene encoding immunoglobulin kappa light chain-like produces the protein MKMYAILFFVYVLFYKPSMQYFASIQQMKDATVQVGEDVTFYCFHPKDQLNRVMWYKQTLGERPVLVASSYHWTQKSVLYDDFEKSKRFRVGAWIGSFNLTIQEAVQSDSAIYYCAVSFSNIVYFGAGTNLVLRGSESKRIHILQQPQPRITSSDGNVTLQCTIENDQESCGGEQNVYWFRHSSHPGIIYTQGSCKNSSVTVSPTKSCVYSLSLRNIKPSDAGTYYCALVTCTEILFGQGINLAIDDQYKDQHIYILIGLAALLTISFISNILLCVKMQKGNTSQQVYATDNIMSSVQYNRTSDLNYAALKFTNQSSRQSREERQRPTEYSGLKFKNSVL
- the LOC127168542 gene encoding uncharacterized protein LOC127168542, encoding MDRQLCVMIFLLYEVFKVIYGDIIQLNPVVSVHEGDPVVLSCFIRTKQISVAAWYKQVTGGEPLLIASSILHSSKSRFHNHFDSSRFDVLRETGSFNLTIVNAVQSDSGMYYCAFSFSNIIKFGNGTRLVVTGAEIRKPTSLKLPKIELVKSDVNVPLQCSVQNQIVSSGGEHRLHWFKHGSEESPGSIYVHGNTSDGCVRSFEADCLSPTCLYNLPKKKFSSSQTATYCALATCGEALFGNISKHNPDNFESQKVILYIQIGLASLLVISFAINVLLCCLRKSERKSQQIRTTNEDDNDEESANKNREMTYATVQISTKQSRVKKERHPEDTLYSGLVYQQQS